One genomic window of Manihot esculenta cultivar AM560-2 chromosome 16, M.esculenta_v8, whole genome shotgun sequence includes the following:
- the LOC110603253 gene encoding uncharacterized protein LOC110603253, whose amino-acid sequence MTPDLQKQFMNQESFMIMVHLKEIFQEQAHYKRFVTTKVLTSCKMAPGTLVSSHVLKMKGYLDTLEKLDVRISRELATDLILGSLLDSCDSFIMNYNMHRMDKSVIELHGMLKSAKENIHKTKFVLMVQKGISKKGKGKGKVPPKPKDNKSGPKSKGKEKKAPKPKPMQEESICFHCNNAGH is encoded by the coding sequence ATGACTCCTGATTTGCAAAAGCAATTCATGAATCAAGAGTCCTTCATGATAATGGTACATCTTAAGGAAATATTCCAAGAGCAAGCCCATTACAAAAGGTTCGTGACTACTAAGGTATTGACATCTTGCAAGATGGCACCAGGGACTCTAGTTAGTTCCCATGTACTCAAGATGAAGGGGTATCTTGATACTCTTGAGAAGCTTGATGTGCGCATCAGTAGGGAGCTTGCAACTGACCTAATTTTGGGGTCACTTTTGGATAGTTGTGATTCATttatcatgaactataacatgcaTAGAATGGATAAATCAGTCATCGAGTTGCATGGGATGCTCAAGAGTGCTAAAgagaacatccataaaactaaaTTTGTGCTCATGGTTCAAAAGGGCATTAGCAAGAAAGGGAAAGGCAAGGGAAAAGTTCCACCTAAGCCTAAGGATAATAAGTCTGGGCCTAAGTCCAAAGGCAAGGAGAAAAAGGCACCCAAGCCAAAGCCTATGCAAGAAGAGAGCATATGCTTCCACTGTAACAATGCTGGGCATTAG